A single region of the Saprospiraceae bacterium genome encodes:
- a CDS encoding OmpA family protein, which yields MKMQEQEFSVWPLMIDMLTSLLIIIILFNFFDEILRPENLEQKLVEIRRAQFLEEFTASFNEELRSNKIQIDSKFDYLQITFSDRILFGSGSFQLNPQGAAILGRFRNLIPSNAKNKIINFIQVEGHTDPNRISNSFTFPVDNWDLSAARAIAVVRFLIDTNNKNQVLPSLFSANGFGQFQPVSKDDNKNRRIEIKVYFSDKQSTINGQG from the coding sequence ATGAAAATGCAAGAACAAGAATTCAGTGTATGGCCTCTGATGATTGATATGCTCACTTCGCTACTTATCATCATTATTCTTTTTAATTTCTTTGATGAGATTCTCCGTCCCGAGAATTTGGAGCAGAAGTTAGTTGAAATTCGGAGAGCTCAATTTCTTGAGGAATTTACGGCTTCCTTTAACGAGGAACTAAGGAGTAATAAAATTCAAATTGATTCCAAATTTGACTATTTACAAATCACATTCTCAGATCGTATTCTATTTGGCTCTGGGAGCTTTCAGCTCAACCCTCAGGGTGCAGCAATTTTAGGCAGGTTTAGAAATTTAATACCTTCCAATGCCAAAAATAAAATCATCAACTTTATCCAAGTGGAAGGGCATACTGACCCGAACCGTATTTCAAATTCTTTCACTTTCCCTGTAGATAACTGGGATTTATCTGCTGCACGGGCCATCGCCGTCGTTCGATTTTTGATTGACACTAACAATAAGAATCAAGTTCTTCCCTCTTTGTTTTCTGCTAATGGTTTTGGACAATTTCAACCTGTTTCTAAAGACGACAATAAGAATAGACGAATAGAGATCAAAGTATATTTTTCCGATAAACAATCTACTATCAATGGTCAAGGTTAA
- a CDS encoding HAD hydrolase-like protein has protein sequence MKLIIFDVDGTLVYSNKIDSQCFAETYEAVYGRPFPTIDWRKYPHVSDTTIFDTVIQQHFQRRPDRAEMDNFCDQFVARIGEKRKSDPHEFMEVPGARQAIDQLRARGDCMLGIATGGWERPARLKLAHVGITLDTIFFSGADGHWTREMIIESVLAPAYQAHSGIEKVVYIGDAIWDVTTTRNMNMNFVGIRREMDHEVLLMAGATQVLPNFENFDHFWQAIELSSPPQ, from the coding sequence ATGAAACTAATTATTTTTGATGTAGACGGCACCTTGGTGTACTCCAACAAAATAGATAGTCAATGTTTTGCCGAGACCTATGAGGCAGTCTATGGGCGCCCTTTCCCGACCATAGATTGGCGCAAATACCCACATGTTTCGGATACGACCATTTTCGACACCGTCATTCAGCAGCACTTCCAACGCCGCCCCGATCGGGCGGAAATGGATAACTTCTGTGACCAATTTGTAGCCAGGATAGGTGAAAAACGCAAAAGCGACCCCCACGAATTCATGGAAGTGCCCGGCGCGCGGCAAGCCATCGATCAGCTCAGAGCGCGTGGCGATTGCATGTTGGGCATCGCCACCGGCGGCTGGGAGCGCCCCGCCCGCTTGAAACTAGCCCACGTTGGCATTACCCTTGACACCATCTTTTTTAGTGGTGCCGATGGACACTGGACGCGGGAAATGATTATTGAATCGGTGCTAGCACCTGCTTATCAGGCCCATTCCGGAATAGAAAAGGTCGTTTACATTGGAGACGCCATCTGGGATGTCACCACCACACGAAATATGAACATGAATTTCGTCGGTATCCGCCGCGAAATGGACCATGAGGTCTTGCTCATGGCAGGTGCCACCCAAGTCCTGCCAAATTTTGAAAATTTCGATCACTTCTGGCAAGCTATCGAACTTTCAAGCCCACCCCAATAA
- a CDS encoding MotA/TolQ/ExbB proton channel family protein: protein MKPDILLLQNSFFDLMWLNNTPIAQFIILIITSLLVVTIYVFWRQWTRFDNEERGLKKVQHNLDNWRQGHTETEDEALVKDDEDLQVLHQAPIPLLQEGVHQDLIIYDRLDTLQENKITRSRINVGVLQNLAVLKENKEWTAHFPQYAMTLAMLLGMLGTFIGLTLMVGDISESLKNIGQQSGDASNIKEFSDSFNSIRNTLGGVGTAFSTTLAGLVCTILSSFMNYLINQRRAKYFNQLEQFTVQELLPYTFPNLEEKSMLETIEDQLEDSFTNLKETIDLNNTSLGELNGLYKKFDSIEDTLRNVLTSGGTSEIQGVIRELNTVNTSLVEMIKKYKNEQMLEDFRNLTGHHKKYVNSLNGILTESKWIPATKTFLVAIAGFLFLIALFLGIGLVQ, encoded by the coding sequence ATGAAACCTGATATTCTATTACTCCAAAATTCATTCTTTGATCTAATGTGGTTGAACAACACGCCTATTGCACAATTCATCATTCTGATCATAACAAGCCTGTTGGTGGTAACTATATATGTTTTCTGGCGCCAGTGGACTAGGTTTGACAATGAAGAACGAGGACTAAAGAAAGTACAACACAACCTGGACAACTGGAGACAAGGTCATACAGAAACAGAGGATGAGGCACTGGTAAAAGATGATGAAGATTTGCAGGTTTTACACCAAGCTCCTATCCCTTTGCTACAGGAGGGTGTACATCAAGATTTAATCATTTATGACAGACTGGACACCTTGCAAGAAAACAAAATAACGAGAAGTAGAATTAATGTTGGTGTCCTGCAAAACCTAGCAGTTCTTAAGGAAAACAAGGAATGGACTGCTCATTTTCCCCAGTATGCCATGACGCTCGCTATGTTGCTTGGTATGCTCGGCACTTTCATTGGCTTGACGTTGATGGTTGGCGATATTTCAGAGAGCTTGAAAAATATCGGACAACAGAGTGGCGATGCTAGTAACATTAAAGAATTTAGTGATTCATTTAACAGCATTAGGAATACGCTTGGAGGGGTCGGTACCGCTTTCTCAACAACCCTGGCGGGTTTGGTATGTACTATACTCTCCTCTTTCATGAACTACCTCATTAACCAAAGAAGAGCCAAATATTTCAACCAGTTAGAACAATTTACAGTACAAGAGCTTCTCCCATATACCTTCCCAAATCTCGAAGAAAAATCAATGCTCGAAACTATTGAGGATCAATTGGAAGATAGTTTCACGAACCTCAAGGAAACGATAGATCTAAATAATACTTCACTAGGAGAACTGAATGGCCTTTATAAAAAATTTGATAGCATTGAGGATACACTTAGAAATGTCTTAACATCCGGCGGTACTTCCGAAATCCAAGGAGTTATTCGCGAATTAAATACCGTTAATACATCCTTGGTAGAAATGATAAAAAAATATAAGAATGAGCAGATGTTGGAAGACTTCCGGAACCTTACAGGACACCACAAAAAATATGTCAATAGTCTTAATGGAATCTTGACAGAATCCAAGTGGATCCCTGCTACTAAGACCTTTCTCGTAGCTATTGCTGGTTTCCTTTTTCTAATTGCCTTATTTCTAGGTATTGGCCTAGTTCAATAA
- the dinB gene encoding DNA polymerase IV — protein sequence MQTNRKIIHIDMDAFYASVEQRDHPELRGKPVAVGGAGLRGVVASASYEARQFGVRSAMPSVTAQRLCPGLLFVKSRFDVYKEVSDQIRAIFHDYTDLVEPLSLDEAYLDVSENKKGMPSATMIAEEIRRRIEQETQLTASAGVSFNKFLAKVASDINKPNGMKVITPDEALDFLEALPVKKFHGIGKVTAEKMKRMGIFTGKEIKQLSEIELVQRFGKAGRHYYQIVRAKDNRAVNPNRIRKSIGAERTYREDISKVEEMKEKLSYLAGIVFRYMEKSDNFGRTVTIKAKSPDFKLITRSKSFAGEIRELSQLEAITHELIMQNREEMPNVRLLGVAISNLSKEIKGEGIQLSFDFEE from the coding sequence GTGCAAACAAACCGCAAAATAATCCATATCGACATGGATGCCTTTTATGCATCCGTAGAACAGAGAGACCATCCGGAGCTGCGCGGCAAGCCCGTTGCGGTAGGAGGCGCTGGTTTGCGAGGAGTGGTGGCCTCTGCGAGTTACGAAGCCCGTCAGTTTGGCGTGCGTTCGGCCATGCCAAGTGTAACGGCGCAGCGTTTGTGTCCCGGTTTGTTGTTTGTAAAATCCCGGTTTGACGTTTACAAGGAAGTATCGGATCAAATTCGGGCAATTTTTCACGATTATACCGACTTAGTAGAACCCTTGTCGCTGGATGAAGCTTATCTGGATGTGAGTGAAAATAAGAAAGGGATGCCATCGGCGACCATGATAGCTGAAGAGATCAGGCGAAGGATAGAACAAGAGACCCAATTGACCGCCTCGGCAGGCGTTTCCTTTAATAAATTTTTGGCCAAGGTAGCATCAGATATCAACAAACCCAACGGCATGAAGGTTATCACACCCGACGAAGCTTTGGATTTTCTGGAAGCCTTGCCTGTTAAGAAATTTCATGGCATTGGAAAGGTGACGGCGGAGAAGATGAAACGGATGGGTATTTTTACAGGTAAAGAAATCAAGCAACTTTCAGAAATAGAGTTGGTCCAGCGTTTTGGGAAGGCTGGTCGTCACTATTATCAAATCGTTCGGGCGAAGGACAACCGGGCCGTCAACCCCAACCGGATTCGTAAATCAATTGGTGCGGAGCGAACCTACCGGGAAGACATCAGCAAGGTAGAAGAAATGAAAGAAAAGCTGAGTTATTTGGCGGGCATCGTCTTCCGTTACATGGAAAAATCTGACAATTTTGGCCGGACGGTAACCATCAAGGCCAAGTCGCCCGATTTTAAGCTCATCACCCGAAGCAAATCCTTTGCCGGTGAAATCCGAGAATTAAGTCAACTAGAAGCTATTACGCATGAATTAATCATGCAAAATAGAGAAGAAATGCCCAATGTGCGTTTATTAGGTGTAGCCATTTCAAATTTATCAAAAGAAATAAAAGGAGAGGGTATTCAATTATCCTTTGATTTTGAAGAATAA
- a CDS encoding caspase family protein, which yields MPNKEDISIDLPPQWAGSHPNGKTYLLFIAIDRYTNGVTPLSNAVRDAEAVAQCLLDHYELDEKHCKMLINEEATNETITQAFDEYLALLTDQDNLLFYFSGHGFYHNPTKKGYWLTAEAKSGQRHTFFSNDEVISFVHHLKARHVFGIVDSCFSAALFADRKADPTVSRRYNIPSRWLLTAGRLEPVSDGSLGDHSPFAKALLTQLTYQEKPHLWVSELCFNVLEGVTDNTEQQLPRGQPLQNAGNQGGEFVLLRKGQAIPLTGPILSDTSVKDPIKKENREEIEKIPTRPIDLKDKTLAEIKDTLEELVPEEEWQLIFDLLKAFLGRGRKRNTLLQLMARYNSIKKEDTLNTQSPEQIRISYNRIRHDFLTFINDLNERDRQ from the coding sequence ATGCCAAACAAAGAAGACATCTCCATAGACTTACCCCCACAATGGGCCGGATCCCATCCTAATGGAAAGACGTATCTTCTTTTTATTGCCATCGATAGGTATACCAATGGCGTCACCCCATTGTCAAATGCCGTGCGCGATGCCGAGGCCGTTGCCCAATGCTTGCTGGACCACTACGAGCTAGATGAAAAACATTGCAAAATGTTAATAAATGAAGAGGCGACAAATGAAACTATCACTCAGGCTTTTGATGAGTACCTCGCTTTACTTACCGATCAGGACAACCTCCTGTTTTATTTTTCCGGGCACGGTTTTTATCATAACCCAACCAAAAAAGGGTATTGGCTGACGGCTGAGGCAAAATCGGGACAAAGACACACCTTCTTTTCCAATGATGAGGTCATCAGTTTTGTTCATCATCTCAAAGCGCGCCACGTGTTCGGCATTGTGGATTCTTGTTTTTCTGCGGCGCTGTTTGCGGACCGAAAAGCAGATCCGACCGTCAGTCGTCGCTACAATATACCCTCCCGCTGGCTACTCACTGCGGGTCGATTAGAACCCGTCTCCGACGGTTCCCTGGGCGATCATAGCCCTTTTGCCAAAGCCTTGCTGACACAACTTACCTATCAGGAAAAACCACACCTCTGGGTAAGTGAGCTTTGTTTTAATGTTCTGGAAGGGGTGACGGATAATACGGAGCAACAACTCCCCCGCGGACAACCACTGCAAAACGCAGGTAATCAGGGTGGCGAATTTGTTTTATTGAGAAAGGGGCAAGCCATTCCTTTGACTGGGCCTATCTTGAGTGATACTTCCGTTAAGGATCCGATAAAGAAAGAAAACAGGGAAGAAATTGAAAAAATTCCTACGCGCCCAATCGACCTCAAAGACAAAACACTAGCGGAAATAAAAGATACCTTAGAGGAGTTAGTACCTGAAGAAGAGTGGCAACTGATTTTCGATCTCTTGAAAGCATTCCTTGGTCGAGGAAGAAAAAGAAATACATTGCTACAATTGATGGCCAGGTACAACAGCATCAAAAAAGAGGATACCCTGAACACCCAGTCTCCCGAACAAATTAGAATTAGTTATAATAGAATCCGTCATGACTTTCTTACATTTATTAATGATTTGAATGAAAGAGATAGGCAATAA
- a CDS encoding M12 family metallo-peptidase gives MKQRFSLCLTFLLCRFSLTLMAQPMKIGLPTFQLNVDAIRQKVFRAPLEKEGLPEKPPVLVDLPLADGKQATFKVEATPVLGASLSARFPEIKTYRLLGQSPAADEGRLTISPYGLQAIISTPRGYLFIEPAQAETGYRIYYGKDGPASNMMVDELLFKPGYSRQPVGKNKVSMGEAIYTFQLALLADGEYAEARTNGTPVLGAVIAAMAADVNSVNAIFERELSIRFVLEEAYAYLNKASDPFPMANLGPGREAMVGIGQLIEAGIFSSDQFDLGHLLSGRNIGGSAFVGVVGDDELADVNGDQQLDGPFKAGGGIGTDNPVGSHWVGLICHEIGHMFNALHTFNGVDGTCGRPGQYDEAFAYEPGSGSTLMSYAGKCEDDDISQTLDPYFHIASLEVIYQFLQEERIKNCMHHESSGNTPPRVFANPLGRSYLIPKGTPFYLSGEAVDLEDENLTYTWEQYDLGNQGLLEESPFDISDREGENGAPLFRSFPPTASSRRTFPRWPALLGDASAKGEMLPQQARSLTFRLTARDNHSGSGGLGSDEVQVQVDGNSGPFEITSFNTLTTWSPFSEESVTLTWDVANTNQAPIACDKVNILFSVNGGESFPIVIAEGIPNTGSYTFPIPSVFTTEGRILIEAANNIFFDVNDAAIKIGGECYAEGTTIGPTVPVTSDWGTEPLRLEMAPDFGNPLQHLDFQFTPFTPKANLTTSNSGTCFSFNYPTAYFTQHFQVNKTGEYTFHLPDVNHTTYYLTNLYEAPYEPSDPCFNWMASSSHFVSGSVSVTDEMKVRLEPRKEYVLVTFALTFGDYAVEIAGPQGGNAYVGMVPPDDAFAYTYLVVDQKTETLVGFNAEADLREFNVGQYQVYGFSYPVGFSLDGFIGLDLQAIQEKMLMIGFCGDLSDNFREVTITGNQTILPVELLYFVGLPQAPTGIRLDWRTATEENNEKFVLERSSDGRIFHFLGEVKGAGHAFTESAYTFEDTAPFVGLNYYRLSQIDFDGSIHQSGIISVLYEGQASVQLFPNPVSSDLLYLNYHAAAEEEIRLEWTDSSGRALRDQSQTIHEGNNRIALSMAEWPIGLYQLKIYQDRAVQTFKVVKL, from the coding sequence ATGAAGCAACGGTTCTCCTTATGTTTGACATTCCTATTGTGTCGCTTTAGCTTGACCCTGATGGCACAACCTATGAAAATTGGGTTACCGACCTTTCAATTGAATGTAGATGCCATCCGTCAAAAGGTATTTCGAGCCCCATTGGAGAAGGAGGGTTTACCGGAAAAGCCTCCCGTGTTGGTAGATTTACCTTTAGCCGATGGCAAACAAGCCACTTTTAAGGTGGAAGCCACTCCGGTATTAGGAGCCAGTTTGAGTGCCCGATTTCCCGAGATTAAAACCTATCGTTTGCTAGGACAAAGCCCCGCTGCCGATGAAGGGCGCTTGACCATTTCACCTTATGGCTTACAGGCGATTATTTCCACCCCTCGAGGATATTTGTTTATTGAGCCAGCCCAAGCGGAGACGGGTTACCGGATTTATTATGGTAAAGATGGCCCTGCAAGTAATATGATGGTAGATGAATTGCTGTTCAAACCGGGATATTCCCGGCAGCCTGTCGGTAAGAATAAAGTAAGCATGGGAGAGGCCATATACACCTTCCAACTGGCCTTATTAGCCGATGGAGAGTATGCCGAAGCTCGAACCAATGGAACACCTGTTTTAGGTGCTGTCATTGCGGCGATGGCGGCAGATGTCAATAGTGTAAATGCCATTTTTGAGCGTGAGCTTTCCATACGATTTGTTTTGGAGGAAGCCTATGCCTATCTCAACAAAGCGAGTGACCCCTTCCCGATGGCTAACCTGGGGCCAGGGCGGGAAGCCATGGTAGGGATTGGCCAATTAATTGAAGCAGGCATTTTTTCAAGCGACCAATTTGACCTGGGGCATTTGTTGTCGGGCCGCAATATCGGCGGCAGCGCATTTGTGGGAGTGGTAGGCGATGATGAGCTTGCTGATGTAAATGGCGACCAACAGCTGGACGGCCCTTTTAAAGCAGGCGGAGGCATAGGCACCGATAACCCCGTAGGTAGCCATTGGGTCGGCCTAATTTGCCATGAAATTGGACATATGTTCAATGCCCTACACACCTTTAACGGCGTTGACGGTACCTGTGGTCGCCCAGGGCAATACGATGAAGCCTTTGCCTATGAACCAGGCAGTGGCTCGACCCTCATGTCCTATGCCGGTAAATGTGAAGACGATGATATTAGTCAGACCTTAGACCCCTATTTCCACATTGCCAGTTTAGAAGTTATTTACCAATTTTTGCAGGAGGAAAGGATAAAGAACTGCATGCACCATGAGTCCTCGGGAAATACGCCGCCCAGGGTTTTTGCAAACCCACTTGGCCGATCCTATCTCATTCCCAAAGGCACCCCTTTTTACTTAAGCGGGGAGGCAGTCGATCTGGAAGATGAAAACCTGACTTACACCTGGGAACAATATGATTTAGGCAATCAGGGATTATTAGAAGAATCACCATTTGACATCAGTGATCGGGAAGGAGAAAACGGCGCCCCTCTTTTTCGCAGTTTTCCGCCAACTGCCTCCAGTCGCCGCACCTTCCCCCGCTGGCCAGCCCTGCTGGGAGATGCCAGCGCCAAAGGTGAAATGTTGCCCCAACAAGCGCGTAGCTTGACTTTTCGGTTAACAGCAAGAGACAACCATTCCGGAAGTGGTGGATTAGGATCAGACGAAGTGCAAGTGCAGGTAGATGGTAATAGCGGCCCTTTTGAGATCACTTCCTTTAATACCCTTACGACCTGGAGTCCGTTTTCCGAAGAATCCGTTACCCTTACCTGGGATGTGGCTAACACCAACCAGGCACCCATTGCCTGTGATAAAGTCAATATCTTGTTTTCAGTTAACGGCGGAGAAAGTTTTCCCATTGTTATTGCGGAGGGTATTCCGAATACGGGTTCCTATACCTTTCCCATTCCATCCGTTTTTACCACCGAAGGTCGCATCCTGATTGAAGCAGCCAATAATATATTCTTTGATGTAAATGATGCAGCCATAAAAATCGGAGGAGAATGTTATGCAGAGGGAACGACCATTGGACCAACGGTGCCAGTCACCAGTGATTGGGGCACCGAACCCCTTAGGCTAGAGATGGCACCCGATTTTGGCAACCCTTTACAGCACCTCGACTTCCAGTTTACCCCCTTCACGCCTAAAGCAAACCTCACCACTTCCAACAGCGGCACTTGTTTTAGCTTCAACTACCCCACAGCCTATTTTACGCAGCATTTTCAAGTAAATAAAACGGGAGAATACACTTTCCATTTGCCAGATGTCAACCATACCACCTATTACCTGACCAATCTTTACGAAGCGCCCTATGAGCCCTCGGACCCCTGCTTCAATTGGATGGCTTCGAGCTCCCATTTTGTTTCAGGAAGTGTATCTGTAACCGATGAAATGAAAGTGAGATTGGAACCCAGAAAGGAATACGTCTTGGTGACTTTTGCCTTGACCTTTGGTGATTATGCAGTGGAGATTGCCGGACCACAAGGGGGCAATGCGTATGTAGGGATGGTGCCACCTGATGATGCCTTTGCCTACACCTACCTGGTGGTGGATCAAAAAACCGAAACCTTGGTAGGTTTTAATGCGGAAGCCGATTTGAGGGAGTTTAATGTAGGGCAATACCAGGTTTATGGTTTTTCCTATCCAGTTGGCTTTTCCCTGGATGGTTTTATTGGTCTGGACCTGCAGGCCATTCAGGAAAAAATGTTGATGATAGGCTTTTGTGGCGATCTCAGTGATAATTTCCGGGAGGTGACCATTACGGGGAACCAAACCATTTTGCCCGTCGAACTCCTCTATTTTGTTGGACTTCCGCAAGCGCCGACCGGGATTCGCTTAGATTGGCGTACTGCCACAGAAGAAAACAATGAAAAGTTTGTGCTAGAGCGATCTTCGGATGGGCGTATATTCCATTTTTTAGGAGAAGTAAAAGGGGCTGGCCACGCTTTTACGGAAAGCGCCTATACTTTTGAAGATACGGCCCCTTTTGTGGGATTAAATTACTATCGCCTTTCCCAAATAGATTTTGACGGGAGCATTCACCAGTCGGGCATCATAAGCGTATTATATGAGGGGCAGGCCTCCGTTCAGCTATTTCCCAACCCCGTATCCAGCGATCTGCTATACCTGAACTACCATGCAGCTGCCGAAGAAGAAATACGTTTAGAATGGACCGATAGCAGTGGTAGGGCATTAAGGGATCAATCCCAAACCATCCATGAGGGTAACAACAGGATAGCACTATCGATGGCAGAATGGCCCATTGGGCTTTATCAGCTGAAAATTTACCAGGACCGGGCGGTGCAAACCTTTAAGGTGGTGAAATTGTAA
- a CDS encoding caspase family protein has translation MPKRDEIPINEEYQRKEMPFGRNFLLIIGINKYTNGITQLNNAVPDAVAFRDCLLQQYQFNEENCISLLDENATYDRIINQFDTLTTRLNENDNLVFYFSGHGVFIDQIGTGFWLLANSQKGKRHTFLPNDEIIRLIRNSKAKHIFGIVDSCFSGALFRNQQQQFSSRRYNYKSRYLLTSGRLETVEDGIPGKHSPFAQCLLDHLKNTPDDYTWGGSLCRVVLDNFTYDHNLQQPCGEPLHGVGHRNGEFIFLKKDVNASETILNIPNKENPFLQEDIIYDNAENHKIDGRYNIKKIDQLNINTGERITNNYYADKHMAEDKKKQPMQASKAESFDFLLLLEDLKQLENDHAEKRVLIKLVESAYKTFLIQPENGIYQLHNIFLQLINKQASELKEVPLPDQAKQHLLNNLDSLFTLLSSSSIEKPAIEVLLRETRLIPVWYQIDVELSEKIQNLLQIITFWYNSI, from the coding sequence ATGCCTAAGCGTGATGAAATACCAATCAATGAAGAATATCAAAGAAAAGAAATGCCCTTTGGTCGGAACTTTCTTCTCATTATAGGTATCAACAAGTACACTAATGGGATTACGCAACTCAATAATGCTGTGCCTGATGCGGTTGCCTTTAGGGATTGTTTACTGCAACAATATCAATTTAATGAGGAGAACTGTATTAGCTTGCTCGATGAAAATGCAACTTATGATCGAATAATTAATCAATTTGACACCTTGACTACGCGCCTGAATGAAAATGACAACCTGGTGTTCTACTTCTCTGGGCATGGTGTTTTTATTGATCAAATTGGTACGGGCTTTTGGCTTTTGGCAAATTCTCAAAAAGGAAAGCGTCATACTTTTCTACCCAATGATGAAATAATACGATTGATCCGTAATTCAAAGGCAAAACACATTTTTGGAATAGTGGATTCTTGCTTCTCTGGCGCTCTTTTCAGAAATCAGCAGCAACAATTTTCGTCTCGAAGGTATAATTACAAATCTCGATACTTACTTACTTCTGGGAGGCTCGAAACTGTTGAGGATGGGATACCAGGCAAACATAGTCCTTTCGCTCAATGCCTTCTCGATCACTTAAAAAATACGCCTGATGATTATACATGGGGAGGTAGTCTTTGCCGGGTTGTTTTGGACAATTTCACTTACGACCATAATTTACAGCAACCTTGTGGTGAACCATTGCATGGCGTGGGCCATAGAAATGGGGAATTTATTTTCCTTAAAAAGGACGTCAATGCTTCAGAGACTATCTTAAATATCCCTAATAAGGAAAATCCTTTTCTTCAGGAAGATATAATTTATGATAATGCAGAAAATCATAAAATAGACGGTCGGTACAATATTAAAAAAATTGATCAGCTGAACATCAATACAGGAGAACGAATTACTAACAATTATTACGCTGATAAACATATGGCTGAGGATAAGAAAAAGCAGCCGATGCAAGCTTCAAAGGCCGAATCTTTTGATTTCCTTTTACTCCTAGAGGATCTGAAACAACTAGAAAATGATCATGCTGAAAAAAGGGTTTTGATCAAACTAGTGGAAAGTGCTTACAAGACCTTCCTAATACAACCCGAAAATGGAATATACCAGCTACATAATATTTTTCTCCAATTGATTAACAAGCAAGCCTCCGAGTTGAAAGAGGTACCGCTGCCTGATCAAGCAAAACAACATCTACTTAATAACCTTGATAGTCTTTTTACATTACTAAGTTCATCATCTATTGAGAAACCGGCTATAGAAGTACTACTTCGTGAGACTCGCTTAATTCCTGTATGGTACCAGATAGATGTTGAGCTTTCTGAAAAAATTCAAAATTTATTGCAAATAATCACCTTTTGGTACAATTCAATTTAA
- the truB gene encoding tRNA pseudouridine(55) synthase TruB: MNGDDVPLQEYDFINGATLLVDKPEGWTSFDVVNKIRYKLKHRLGVKKIKVGHAGTLDPMATGLLIICTGKATKQLHGFQGLDKDYTGTITIGATTPSFDKETPIDETFPIDHITPALLEKKRHQFIGEISQVPPVFSAIKVDGQPLYKRARKGEIFEVQPRKVVIAAFDLTRIEIPEVDFHVSCGKGTYIRSLANDFGKALESGAYLSALRRTRVGEFSIANAWNLEELISLLEMTPIREE, encoded by the coding sequence ATGAACGGAGACGATGTTCCTTTGCAGGAATACGATTTTATTAATGGCGCTACATTATTGGTAGATAAACCTGAAGGCTGGACATCCTTTGATGTTGTAAACAAAATTCGTTATAAGCTAAAGCACCGTTTAGGGGTAAAAAAAATAAAAGTAGGACACGCTGGTACCTTAGACCCAATGGCTACAGGCCTACTTATTATCTGCACGGGAAAGGCTACCAAACAGTTACATGGTTTTCAGGGTTTGGATAAAGACTATACCGGCACCATTACCATTGGAGCAACCACCCCTTCTTTCGATAAGGAAACGCCCATTGACGAAACTTTTCCAATTGACCACATCACCCCAGCACTTTTAGAGAAAAAAAGACACCAATTCATCGGTGAAATAAGTCAGGTGCCTCCCGTTTTTTCTGCCATCAAGGTAGACGGCCAACCCCTGTATAAAAGAGCCAGAAAGGGTGAAATATTTGAAGTCCAACCCCGCAAAGTGGTCATTGCTGCATTTGACCTGACCCGAATTGAAATACCTGAGGTAGATTTCCATGTGTCTTGTGGTAAGGGTACCTATATCCGTTCTCTGGCCAATGACTTCGGAAAGGCCTTGGAAAGCGGCGCCTATTTATCCGCCCTGCGAAGAACCCGGGTGGGCGAATTCTCCATTGCCAATGCCTGGAACCTAGAAGAACTCATCTCTCTCCTTGAAATGACACCCATTAGAGAAGAATAA